A genomic window from Desulfatibacillum aliphaticivorans DSM 15576 includes:
- a CDS encoding acyl-CoA carboxylase subunit beta has translation MMDELYSKRIAQLEEARAKVRLGGGEDRIEKHHSEGKMTARERLDFLLDPDSFLELNMLAGHKLDAPADGLVCGSGTINGRQVFVYSQDRTVRGGSVGIEHGYKMYRTIERALEMRAPLIGLHDSPGARLPNQDELEFLSAGKRSIFGSISQKHGGSVFYPNTLASGIIPQISAIMGACGGISVYSPALNDFVFMVDKTSHMFITGPMVVQMVTGEEISMEDLGGARVHAQVSGNCDFRSPDEKTLLTDIRTLLSFLPLNCDEQPPIVETGDDPDRMCHELADIVPTAPNKPYDVRQAVKVIVDNGDFFEVKKEFAKEVVVGFARLDGRSVGIIANQPKVMAGSMTVNSSDKQARFIRFCDSFNIPLVLLVDTPAYLPGSAQEHAGIIRHGAKVLYALCEAAVPRISVVTRKAYGGGNLGMGVLPGLGTDLVVYWPIMETGILGADQSVMLLYGRHPDAMTDPDFLQNKLKEYRETYANPIYDVSSNTNVEEVVAPAETRRFLIKALKMLRTKTVNHPVKRHGNIPL, from the coding sequence ATGATGGACGAATTGTATTCCAAACGAATTGCCCAGTTGGAGGAAGCCCGTGCGAAAGTCCGTTTGGGCGGCGGAGAGGATCGCATTGAAAAACATCATAGCGAAGGCAAAATGACCGCCAGGGAAAGACTGGATTTTTTGCTGGACCCTGACAGCTTTTTGGAGCTCAACATGCTGGCGGGCCACAAGCTCGACGCCCCGGCGGACGGCCTGGTGTGCGGAAGCGGAACCATAAACGGCCGCCAGGTCTTTGTCTATTCCCAGGACCGCACGGTGCGGGGCGGGTCCGTGGGCATAGAGCACGGGTACAAGATGTATCGCACCATAGAGCGCGCCCTGGAAATGCGGGCGCCCCTGATCGGGCTGCACGACTCCCCGGGAGCGCGGCTGCCCAACCAGGACGAACTGGAATTTTTGTCCGCCGGCAAGCGGTCTATTTTCGGCAGCATTTCCCAAAAGCACGGGGGCTCGGTGTTTTATCCCAACACCCTGGCTTCCGGGATTATTCCCCAGATTTCGGCCATCATGGGCGCCTGCGGCGGGATTTCCGTCTATTCTCCGGCCTTGAATGATTTTGTCTTTATGGTGGATAAAACCAGCCACATGTTCATTACCGGCCCCATGGTGGTCCAGATGGTCACCGGGGAGGAAATCAGCATGGAGGACCTTGGCGGCGCCCGGGTTCACGCCCAGGTTTCGGGCAACTGCGATTTCCGGAGCCCGGACGAAAAAACGCTTCTGACAGATATACGCACTTTGTTAAGTTTTCTCCCCCTGAATTGCGATGAACAGCCTCCCATTGTGGAAACAGGGGACGACCCGGACCGCATGTGCCACGAGCTCGCCGACATCGTGCCCACCGCTCCCAACAAGCCCTACGACGTTCGGCAGGCCGTCAAGGTGATTGTGGACAATGGAGACTTTTTTGAGGTTAAAAAGGAGTTCGCCAAAGAGGTCGTGGTGGGCTTTGCCCGGCTGGACGGCCGGTCCGTGGGGATCATAGCCAATCAGCCAAAGGTGATGGCCGGGTCCATGACCGTGAACAGCAGCGACAAGCAGGCCCGGTTCATCCGGTTCTGCGATTCCTTCAACATTCCCCTGGTCCTGTTGGTGGACACCCCGGCCTATCTGCCCGGTTCCGCCCAGGAGCACGCAGGCATTATCCGGCATGGCGCCAAGGTCTTGTACGCTTTGTGCGAGGCCGCCGTGCCCAGAATTTCCGTGGTTACCCGCAAGGCGTACGGAGGGGGGAACCTTGGCATGGGGGTGCTTCCGGGATTGGGCACGGACCTGGTGGTGTACTGGCCCATCATGGAAACGGGCATTCTGGGGGCGGATCAATCCGTCATGCTGCTATACGGCAGACATCCCGACGCCATGACGGACCCCGACTTTCTTCAAAACAAGTTGAAGGAGTATCGCGAAACCTACGCCAACCCCATTTACGACGTCTCCTCCAACACCAATGTGGAGGAAGTTGTGGCGCCGGCCGAAACAAGGCGTTTTTTGATCAAAGCCTTGAAAATGCTGCGGACCAAAACAGTCAACCATCCCGTCAAGCGGCACGGGAACATTCCGTTGTAG
- a CDS encoding NAD(P)H-dependent flavin oxidoreductase, with amino-acid sequence MPSCSKNNPVSEILGTQYPIVLGAMRLITHARLAAAVSNAGGFGLIAASGMAPETLRRQLEEVKTLTDKPVGVNIPVYRPNARELIEVAIEMGVKAISTSAGNPAKIMGLAREGGLKVVHKVSSLAMALKAQDAGVDAVTAMGFEAGGHVGREHVTTFCLIPQLVDNLDIPVIAAGGIADSRGAAAAFALGAQGVEMGTRFVLCTESGAPAFFKDCLKNADCEATLILGKEAMPIRVLKNAVTKMVAGMDAGEADKAMIKSGDATYVMSGGDRQTAVMPCGQTAGLVAGEQSVEEIIREITEGFRRIGRQMETSFFS; translated from the coding sequence ATGCCAAGTTGCAGCAAGAATAACCCGGTTTCGGAAATCCTGGGAACCCAATACCCCATTGTTCTGGGCGCCATGCGGCTGATCACCCACGCCAGGCTGGCTGCGGCGGTTTCCAATGCCGGGGGATTCGGCCTCATCGCCGCCTCGGGCATGGCGCCCGAAACCCTGCGCAGGCAATTGGAAGAGGTTAAAACCCTGACAGACAAACCGGTGGGCGTGAATATTCCGGTGTATCGGCCCAATGCGCGGGAACTCATTGAGGTCGCCATTGAAATGGGAGTGAAGGCCATCAGCACCTCCGCCGGGAATCCGGCCAAGATTATGGGGCTTGCCCGGGAGGGCGGGCTCAAGGTCGTGCACAAGGTTTCCTCCCTGGCCATGGCCCTGAAAGCCCAGGACGCCGGCGTGGACGCGGTCACGGCCATGGGCTTTGAAGCGGGCGGACATGTGGGGAGGGAGCATGTGACGACCTTTTGCCTCATCCCCCAACTGGTGGACAACCTGGACATCCCGGTCATCGCAGCCGGGGGCATAGCCGACTCCCGGGGCGCGGCCGCGGCTTTCGCCTTGGGCGCCCAAGGGGTGGAGATGGGGACGCGCTTTGTCCTCTGTACGGAAAGCGGCGCTCCGGCCTTTTTCAAGGACTGCCTCAAAAACGCGGACTGCGAGGCGACCCTGATCCTGGGGAAGGAAGCCATGCCCATCCGGGTCTTGAAAAACGCGGTCACAAAGATGGTTGCGGGCATGGACGCCGGCGAAGCGGATAAGGCCATGATCAAGTCCGGGGACGCCACGTACGTCATGAGCGGAGGGGACCGGCAAACCGCGGTTATGCCGTGCGGCCAGACGGCAGGGCTTGTCGCCGGGGAGCAAAGCGTGGAGGAAATCATCCGCGAAATCACGGAAGGCTTCAGGCGGATTGGCCGGCAAATGGAAACATCTTTTTTTAGCTGA
- a CDS encoding N-acyl-D-amino-acid deacylase family protein: protein MHFDLVIEQPSVFNGSGTRAVIQDVGVKDGKIQALGNLAEAEAGERIYARDMGLCPGFIDVHTHADMALHRPEQVEVLAPLVRQGITTIVGGNCGAGMGPISDRNADFQYKFYEIFLGKDQQPYITWQGFGEMLESLEAGGLLVNTAMLAPHGILRMHAMGDSVETAGPDDLAVMIQSLRECLEAGAVGMSTGLQYFPGLCSDSRELLELAKVLAEYDGVFTSHLRSYNSNGLQNAMDEIMDIGREAEIPVQLSHLFWVPYMFEPLNTIMKAFVKAASRLYKIHPFPIPLDSSTKSHMAKVARLVDKGQPIGVDAMPTSAGFTHLFAFFPPWSLEGGLHGVMKRIADPKDRLRIRKSIENGKPVWPHRGPDSWSMNLFKIMGWDCASVMSVTSEKNQKYIGMNFGEIGKAQGKHPFDAACDLALEENGRVLIFETPTYPGDPMVELSLQGTLMDPNVSIGTDYIPLGFGKPSHLTYDCFPKFLGQYARDWKLLALPEAIRKCTELPASQINLPNRGNIAEGYYADMVLFDPETIGSNSTAQDPAHSPKGIHMVFINGRKVVDGDDFSPDPLPGMMIRR, encoded by the coding sequence ATGCATTTTGATCTTGTTATCGAACAGCCTTCCGTTTTTAACGGCTCGGGAACCAGGGCCGTCATTCAGGATGTCGGGGTGAAGGACGGAAAAATTCAGGCCTTGGGAAACCTGGCGGAGGCCGAGGCTGGAGAGCGGATTTACGCCCGGGACATGGGGCTGTGCCCGGGTTTTATCGACGTGCACACCCACGCGGACATGGCCTTGCACCGGCCGGAGCAAGTGGAGGTTCTGGCGCCCCTGGTGAGGCAGGGAATCACCACCATCGTTGGCGGGAACTGCGGGGCGGGCATGGGGCCCATCTCGGACCGCAACGCGGATTTTCAGTACAAGTTCTATGAAATTTTTCTGGGCAAGGATCAACAGCCCTATATCACCTGGCAAGGTTTCGGCGAGATGCTGGAGTCCCTGGAGGCTGGCGGCCTGTTGGTTAATACGGCTATGCTGGCGCCCCACGGCATTCTTCGCATGCACGCCATGGGGGACAGCGTGGAAACTGCAGGGCCGGACGACCTGGCCGTCATGATACAAAGCCTCCGGGAGTGCCTGGAGGCGGGCGCCGTGGGCATGAGCACCGGGCTTCAGTATTTTCCGGGACTATGCTCCGACTCCCGGGAACTCCTGGAATTGGCCAAGGTGCTGGCCGAATACGACGGCGTGTTCACCTCCCACCTGCGCAGCTACAATTCCAACGGCCTTCAAAACGCCATGGACGAAATCATGGACATAGGCCGGGAGGCGGAGATTCCCGTTCAACTGAGCCACCTGTTCTGGGTGCCTTATATGTTCGAGCCCCTGAACACCATCATGAAGGCCTTTGTAAAAGCGGCCAGCAGATTGTATAAAATTCATCCCTTTCCCATTCCTTTAGACTCGTCCACCAAATCCCACATGGCCAAGGTGGCGAGACTGGTTGACAAAGGGCAGCCCATCGGCGTGGACGCCATGCCCACCAGCGCCGGCTTCACCCATCTATTCGCCTTTTTTCCGCCTTGGAGTCTGGAGGGCGGCTTGCATGGCGTCATGAAACGGATCGCCGACCCTAAAGACCGCCTGCGCATCAGAAAAAGCATAGAAAACGGCAAGCCGGTCTGGCCCCATCGCGGCCCGGATTCCTGGTCCATGAACCTGTTTAAAATCATGGGGTGGGATTGCGCGTCAGTCATGAGCGTCACAAGCGAAAAAAATCAAAAATACATCGGGATGAATTTCGGCGAAATCGGAAAGGCCCAGGGCAAACATCCCTTTGACGCAGCCTGCGACCTGGCCTTGGAGGAAAACGGAAGGGTGCTGATTTTCGAAACCCCCACCTATCCCGGCGACCCCATGGTGGAGCTGTCCCTCCAGGGAACCCTCATGGACCCCAACGTGAGCATCGGCACCGATTACATCCCCCTGGGCTTTGGCAAGCCGTCCCATCTGACCTACGACTGCTTTCCAAAATTCCTGGGCCAATACGCCCGGGACTGGAAGCTCCTGGCCCTGCCCGAGGCCATCCGGAAATGCACGGAACTGCCGGCCTCTCAAATCAATCTCCCCAATCGGGGGAATATCGCCGAGGGCTATTATGCGGACATGGTTTTGTTCGATCCTGAAACCATCGGCTCCAACTCAACGGCCCAGGATCCCGCCCATTCCCCCAAAGGAATCCATATGGTGTTCATTAACGGCCGCAAGGTGGTGGACGGAGACGACTTCTCGCCCGATCCTTTGCCGGGTATGATGATTCGAAGATAG
- a CDS encoding glycoside hydrolase domain-containing protein, producing the protein MRNLIHVLPVCIRVSFVIPLLLLLLWSPSITDAADDELENYTFTLTQSTAGHTFWTTPPSERVFKDDAPPEETGSQVLVYTAKNEFEPFQIVVNPASTGNVQVTIGDFGTGVTAELYQVKYVNIETVSDNLGRSGDYPDPLWPLENGANVNLTAGENTAFWVSLNISSTAAAGDHLGSVTIGGTTIPVNLHVFNFSVPDELHVKSQMNFSHNAVLQKYGVSGTGDNYWMYVDMMKQFFIDHRLTSKSPLWSGGLTSSGGASYITYDCDAQTLTDPWDIWGFEKPAKKYLDGVGFEEGELFNDGVGFPSFMAITFQNNDSSQDQRPSTFCGSSRSANDWYTANNPDSVYNTKWKDYMHATQEYLRGLGYLDRAYYYMANEPQDDEDYKAVAWYANLLKSAASDLKLMVSEEPKEEIYNNATFPGAKIDIWLPVLNNYDPDISHDREKNHQEETWVYFLHGTRPPYYNPITLDHPGIESKFTGWLLWKYRIRGIAYYSMNGWSKNPWTSPMTDGHNGDTFMFYPPSEDNSAIDYGANNHRLVPSIRLELMRDSLEDYEYLYLLNGGANPLVDAVNPSDAQADKIISSLTSYTRDSQFMYNLRKYIGQYLGNEIAEIPDISPLVLHDRSQGEPDNYYINFQNPAGEPAANPLIVDGKTYMKIGWNDYDQGLGYGWYGDMAHVEYQYLSSAPNVLQGSILYDDWGREKTFEFDLPNGNYEITVSVGWQGRTYSHNQIVVEGVDFVVDEATSPYLVRTRMVEVKDYKLTMEMGIFDEYTMLNYMEIKGRSDIAGDLNGDSNINLTDAVLVLKILAGRKTGALNPEADVNADSAFGLEEAIYILQTQAGM; encoded by the coding sequence ATGAGGAATCTCATCCATGTTCTCCCCGTTTGTATTCGCGTCAGTTTTGTTATCCCCCTGTTGCTGTTATTGCTTTGGTCTCCGTCCATAACGGACGCGGCGGATGACGAGCTGGAAAATTACACCTTTACTCTGACCCAGTCCACCGCAGGCCATACCTTCTGGACCACGCCGCCTTCGGAGAGGGTGTTCAAGGATGACGCTCCGCCCGAGGAAACCGGCTCTCAGGTCCTCGTTTATACGGCAAAGAACGAGTTTGAGCCTTTTCAGATTGTGGTCAATCCGGCATCCACGGGAAACGTGCAGGTGACGATCGGCGATTTTGGGACGGGCGTGACAGCGGAGTTGTATCAGGTCAAATACGTCAATATTGAAACCGTGTCGGACAACCTGGGCCGCAGCGGCGATTATCCGGATCCGCTCTGGCCTCTGGAAAACGGCGCCAATGTAAACCTTACCGCAGGCGAAAACACGGCCTTTTGGGTCAGCCTGAACATCAGCAGCACAGCCGCCGCCGGCGATCATTTGGGCAGCGTGACCATTGGCGGGACGACCATCCCCGTCAATCTGCACGTTTTTAATTTTTCCGTGCCCGATGAGCTGCACGTCAAGTCCCAGATGAATTTCAGTCATAACGCCGTGCTGCAAAAATACGGCGTTTCCGGGACCGGCGATAACTACTGGATGTACGTGGACATGATGAAGCAGTTTTTCATCGACCATCGCCTGACATCCAAGTCGCCCCTTTGGTCGGGCGGGCTGACCTCCTCCGGGGGCGCGTCTTACATCACCTATGATTGCGACGCCCAGACCCTGACCGATCCCTGGGACATTTGGGGCTTTGAAAAGCCGGCCAAAAAATACCTGGACGGCGTTGGTTTTGAAGAAGGAGAGCTGTTCAACGATGGCGTGGGTTTCCCGTCCTTTATGGCCATTACCTTTCAAAATAACGACTCCTCCCAGGATCAGCGGCCCAGCACGTTTTGCGGATCTTCCCGCAGCGCAAACGACTGGTATACGGCGAACAATCCGGACTCCGTCTATAATACCAAGTGGAAGGATTACATGCACGCCACCCAGGAATATCTGAGAGGCCTGGGCTACCTGGACAGGGCCTATTACTACATGGCCAACGAGCCCCAGGACGACGAGGATTACAAAGCCGTGGCCTGGTACGCCAATCTCTTAAAAAGCGCGGCGTCCGACCTCAAGCTCATGGTTTCCGAGGAGCCTAAAGAGGAAATTTACAACAATGCAACCTTTCCCGGCGCCAAGATCGACATCTGGCTGCCTGTCCTGAACAATTACGACCCGGACATCTCCCACGACAGGGAGAAGAACCACCAGGAGGAAACCTGGGTCTACTTTCTCCACGGCACCCGGCCCCCCTATTACAACCCCATCACCCTGGACCACCCGGGCATTGAAAGCAAGTTTACGGGTTGGCTCTTATGGAAATATCGCATCCGGGGCATCGCCTATTACTCCATGAACGGATGGAGCAAGAATCCCTGGACCAGCCCCATGACCGACGGCCACAACGGCGATACTTTCATGTTCTACCCGCCGTCCGAGGATAATTCGGCCATCGATTACGGCGCGAACAACCATCGCCTGGTTCCGTCCATCCGCCTGGAGCTTATGCGCGACAGCCTGGAGGATTACGAGTACCTGTACCTGCTGAACGGCGGCGCAAATCCCTTGGTGGACGCCGTCAATCCCTCGGACGCCCAGGCGGATAAAATCATATCCAGCCTGACCTCCTACACCCGGGACAGCCAATTCATGTACAACCTGCGCAAGTACATCGGCCAATACCTGGGGAATGAAATCGCCGAAATCCCGGATATATCGCCGCTGGTGCTCCATGACCGCTCCCAGGGCGAGCCGGATAATTATTACATCAACTTTCAAAACCCGGCGGGCGAGCCTGCGGCCAATCCCCTGATCGTGGACGGCAAGACTTACATGAAAATCGGCTGGAACGACTACGACCAGGGCTTGGGCTACGGCTGGTACGGCGACATGGCCCACGTGGAATATCAATACTTGTCCAGCGCCCCCAACGTGCTCCAAGGCAGCATCCTGTACGACGATTGGGGCCGGGAGAAAACCTTTGAATTCGACCTGCCCAACGGAAATTACGAAATCACGGTTTCCGTGGGATGGCAGGGCAGGACATATTCCCATAACCAGATCGTGGTGGAAGGCGTGGATTTCGTCGTGGACGAAGCGACCAGCCCGTATCTGGTCCGCACCAGGATGGTGGAAGTCAAAGATTACAAACTCACCATGGAAATGGGAATTTTTGACGAATACACCATGCTGAACTATATGGAGATCAAGGGCAGGTCGGATATTGCAGGGGACTTGAACGGAGATTCCAACATAAACCTGACCGACGCGGTGTTGGTCCTGAAAATCCTGGCCGGCCGAAAAACAGGCGCCCTGAACCCCGAGGCCGACGTCAACGCAGACAGCGCCTTCGGCCTGGAAGAAGCCATCTACATACTGCAAACCCAGGCGGGGATGTAG
- a CDS encoding enoyl-CoA hydratase/isomerase family protein, giving the protein MEHVLLEKKEHVALITLNRPDRYNSFGGLMRQEIVQALEDAAADKDVRCVVITGAGKYFCTGGDVGEFASGTTKALAPTVTAERHAMNQAVLLINSMEKPVIASVNGPAAGGGCNLALACDIRIGSDKAKFGQVFVRRGVHPDWGGVYFLPRLVGYSKACELIFGGEVVEAEEAFRIGLLNKLVPQEELAQAAWDMAHRFAHNAPIPIAFAKRGLQNYGKWDLPQALDYESYVLSVCMQTEDMIEGFGAFLEKREPVFKGK; this is encoded by the coding sequence ATGGAGCATGTCCTGTTGGAAAAAAAAGAGCACGTGGCCCTTATAACGCTTAACCGGCCTGACAGATACAATTCCTTTGGCGGACTCATGCGTCAGGAAATCGTCCAGGCCCTGGAGGATGCAGCGGCCGATAAAGACGTCCGGTGCGTGGTCATCACCGGCGCCGGCAAATACTTCTGCACGGGCGGGGACGTGGGCGAATTCGCTTCGGGAACCACCAAGGCCCTGGCCCCAACCGTTACGGCGGAGCGCCATGCCATGAACCAGGCGGTGCTGTTGATCAACAGCATGGAAAAGCCGGTGATCGCCTCCGTCAACGGCCCGGCCGCCGGGGGAGGATGCAACCTGGCCCTGGCCTGCGACATCCGGATCGGGAGCGACAAGGCCAAATTCGGCCAGGTGTTCGTCCGGCGCGGCGTGCATCCGGATTGGGGCGGCGTCTATTTTCTGCCCCGCCTTGTGGGCTATTCCAAAGCCTGCGAGCTTATTTTCGGCGGCGAAGTGGTGGAGGCGGAGGAAGCCTTTCGCATAGGCCTCTTGAACAAGCTGGTTCCCCAGGAGGAACTGGCCCAGGCCGCCTGGGACATGGCGCATCGCTTCGCCCATAACGCCCCCATTCCCATAGCCTTTGCCAAGCGCGGCCTGCAAAATTACGGAAAATGGGACCTGCCCCAGGCGCTGGACTATGAATCCTATGTGCTCTCCGTATGCATGCAGACGGAGGATATGATCGAGGGCTTCGGAGCCTTCCTGGAAAAACGGGAGCCTGTGTTCAAAGGAAAATAA
- a CDS encoding epoxyqueuosine reductase, with amino-acid sequence MARRKMKDHYRKLSFITDLGGIQNALGEMHGFGFPKQPPLNCGCQCQPGDPVLDEHWFCSTIKAKIAGHPENGMEYPFYGERIFEEALVGFVRGDDPIFEEFKEIIGPHHFTPWEIMAWQAESNGVEPPSPEDISVVSFVMPITKATRDDNRKAHQWPAERWAQTRLHGELFSQLFVREIVTYLMSRGILAVAPDVTPKFNKKRYPKVGWASPWSHRHVAYAAGLGTFGMHDFLITEKGCAHRLGSFVVNLRLQPNRERSEDIHANCLHYQGVKCLKCMERCPVGAISEDGAHDKEKCYKKVKDSLRYCNKHYHIFIYGCGLCATGVPCENQIPKPLQKKKDNSALQEKTADVCSVSFSSHSASGIISSVKVQD; translated from the coding sequence ATGGCAAGACGTAAGATGAAAGACCATTACCGGAAACTTTCCTTCATCACGGATCTGGGGGGCATACAAAACGCCCTGGGCGAGATGCACGGGTTCGGCTTTCCCAAGCAGCCGCCGTTGAATTGCGGGTGCCAGTGCCAGCCGGGAGACCCGGTGTTGGACGAGCATTGGTTCTGCAGCACCATCAAAGCCAAGATTGCCGGACACCCTGAAAACGGCATGGAATATCCGTTTTACGGGGAGCGCATTTTTGAAGAAGCTCTGGTGGGCTTTGTCCGGGGCGATGACCCCATTTTCGAAGAGTTCAAGGAAATCATCGGCCCCCATCATTTTACGCCGTGGGAGATCATGGCGTGGCAGGCGGAGAGTAACGGCGTGGAGCCGCCTTCCCCGGAGGACATCTCCGTGGTGAGTTTTGTCATGCCCATCACCAAAGCCACCCGGGACGACAACAGGAAGGCCCACCAGTGGCCGGCGGAGCGCTGGGCCCAGACCCGCCTTCATGGGGAGCTTTTCAGCCAGCTTTTCGTCCGGGAGATAGTCACCTATCTCATGAGCCGGGGAATCCTTGCCGTGGCGCCGGACGTCACTCCCAAATTCAACAAAAAAAGATACCCGAAAGTCGGGTGGGCGTCTCCCTGGTCCCATCGCCATGTGGCCTACGCCGCCGGGCTGGGAACCTTTGGCATGCACGACTTTTTAATTACGGAAAAAGGCTGCGCACACCGTCTGGGCAGCTTTGTAGTCAACCTGCGCCTGCAGCCCAACCGGGAGCGGTCCGAGGACATCCACGCCAACTGTCTGCATTATCAGGGCGTAAAATGCCTGAAATGCATGGAGCGATGCCCGGTGGGCGCCATTTCCGAGGACGGCGCCCATGACAAGGAAAAATGCTATAAAAAGGTCAAAGATTCTTTAAGATACTGCAACAAACATTACCATATTTTCATTTACGGCTGCGGCCTTTGCGCCACAGGCGTTCCTTGCGAAAACCAAATTCCCAAGCCTTTGCAAAAAAAAAAGGATAATTCCGCCCTTCAAGAAAAAACAGCCGATGTGTGTTCCGTTTCATTTTCCTCCCATTCCGCGTCCGGTATAATCAGCTCCGTAAAAGTCCAGGATTGA
- a CDS encoding PilZ domain-containing protein, producing the protein METMGQEAQSRDDQRKWPRVSFSVHATMDVDGESIEVGCRNLSMNGMLVSSPKSLPLGASGRVRILHVMGRESLLVLANFKVIRSQPDKTGGYNTMGLSLFDIDGDSSINLFNIVRHNAPDAVS; encoded by the coding sequence ATGGAAACCATGGGACAAGAGGCGCAGAGCAGGGATGATCAAAGAAAATGGCCGCGCGTGAGTTTTTCAGTGCACGCAACCATGGATGTGGACGGGGAAAGCATTGAGGTGGGATGCCGCAATCTTTCCATGAACGGAATGCTGGTTTCCAGCCCCAAATCCTTGCCCTTGGGAGCTTCGGGCAGAGTCCGCATTCTTCACGTTATGGGCCGGGAGTCCTTACTGGTGCTGGCCAATTTTAAGGTCATAAGAAGCCAGCCGGACAAAACCGGGGGGTATAACACCATGGGGTTGAGTCTGTTTGATATTGACGGGGACAGCTCCATCAACCTTTTCAATATTGTCCGGCATAACGCCCCCGACGCCGTATCCTAA
- a CDS encoding EI24 domain-containing protein, translated as MFPFAKTIASIGKAGLVSLMLACAGLALIIVIAAFMGINAFTAWLVNFDAAWLNWLIQGTVGIAAGVGGWFMLPALTVLIGGVFQETAIDKVERIYYPEKVRQEGPRLWPDLFHDIKFTAWAVFLNMLVLPFYLLGGIGLFVSIALNTYLLGREFFESAAGYHIGKPQALRMESTNKAAVYGGGFIITLIALVPLVNLFIPIIAVVWMIHVFHSLPQNGAGQSLPAGPSSHAE; from the coding sequence ATGTTTCCATTCGCCAAAACAATCGCTTCCATTGGCAAGGCGGGGCTGGTTTCGCTCATGCTGGCTTGCGCCGGGCTGGCCCTGATTATTGTGATCGCCGCTTTTATGGGAATCAACGCTTTTACCGCCTGGCTGGTGAACTTTGACGCCGCCTGGCTGAACTGGCTGATCCAGGGAACCGTGGGAATCGCCGCGGGCGTGGGGGGTTGGTTTATGCTTCCGGCCCTGACCGTGCTCATCGGCGGGGTGTTCCAGGAAACCGCCATCGACAAGGTGGAACGCATTTACTACCCGGAAAAAGTGCGCCAGGAAGGCCCCCGTTTGTGGCCGGACCTTTTTCACGACATCAAGTTCACGGCATGGGCCGTATTCCTGAACATGCTGGTTCTGCCCTTTTATCTCTTGGGCGGAATCGGGCTGTTCGTCTCCATCGCTTTAAACACCTACCTCTTGGGCCGGGAGTTTTTCGAAAGCGCCGCCGGATACCACATCGGCAAGCCCCAGGCCTTGCGCATGGAATCCACCAACAAGGCGGCCGTTTACGGCGGAGGCTTTATCATCACCCTCATCGCCCTGGTGCCCTTGGTGAATTTGTTCATCCCCATCATCGCCGTGGTGTGGATGATCCACGTCTTTCACAGCCTGCCCCAAAACGGCGCCGGGCAATCCCTGCCGGCGGGTCCGTCGTCACACGCAGAATAA